The following are encoded in a window of Clostridia bacterium genomic DNA:
- the lgt gene encoding prolipoprotein diacylglyceryl transferase: MIEFPKLGLKFAIDRVAFQVFGIDIFWYGIIIAFGFLLAVLLAMKNSKKFGIEPENIIDLVLIAVPVSIVLARLYYVLFNWSEFSDNILSVFNTRRGGLAIYGGIIGAFLSAYFFARWKKIGVLKLFDLGVPYLVLAQAIGRWGNFVNQEAFGTNTTLPWGMTGDSIKMQLYSMRENLGMDVTPDLPVHPTFLYESLLNFLIFIFLILYRKKRKLEGGVFFLYMILYGIGRAFIEGIRTDSLMLGNFRVSQALGIILAITFTAVFIIRRKKAAEISAEEVVELGASSYGTVLRELEQKESVDNTETDNNNDSSTDVPNDNHTPESDEYTGNNAGNDKSEADIGTGVESKDIINEDGKK, translated from the coding sequence ATGATTGAGTTTCCAAAGTTGGGGCTGAAATTTGCAATTGATAGAGTTGCATTTCAGGTGTTCGGTATTGATATTTTCTGGTATGGGATAATAATTGCGTTTGGGTTTCTTCTGGCTGTGCTTCTGGCTATGAAAAACAGCAAAAAATTTGGGATAGAGCCTGAAAACATTATTGATCTGGTATTGATAGCGGTTCCTGTTTCGATAGTTCTCGCAAGATTATATTATGTTTTGTTTAACTGGAGCGAATTTAGTGACAATATACTGTCAGTGTTTAATACAAGACGTGGCGGCCTTGCTATATATGGCGGAATAATTGGTGCTTTTTTATCGGCATACTTTTTTGCCAGATGGAAGAAAATCGGAGTGCTAAAACTTTTCGATCTGGGCGTGCCTTACCTGGTACTAGCTCAAGCTATAGGCAGGTGGGGAAATTTTGTGAACCAGGAAGCCTTCGGAACCAATACAACACTACCTTGGGGCATGACAGGTGACTCAATAAAAATGCAACTTTATAGCATGCGCGAAAACCTGGGTATGGATGTCACCCCGGATTTGCCAGTACATCCTACTTTTCTTTATGAGTCATTACTGAACTTTCTGATTTTTATTTTTCTTATATTATACAGGAAAAAGAGGAAGCTGGAAGGTGGCGTTTTCTTTCTGTATATGATTTTATATGGAATAGGAAGGGCCTTTATTGAAGGAATAAGGACCGACAGCCTGATGCTTGGTAATTTCAGAGTTTCACAGGCTTTGGGAATAATTCTCGCGATTACGTTTACAGCAGTATTTATTATAAGAAGAAAAAAGGCAGCAGAGATAAGTGCTGAAGAAGTAGTTGAATTGGGAGCAAGCAGTTATGGCACAGTTCTGAGGGAACTAGAACAGAAAGAGTCTGTTGATAATACAGAAACAGATAATAACAATGATAGTAGTACTGATGTACCAAATGACAACCATACGCCCGAGAGTGACGAGTATACCGGAAATAACGCTGGAAACGATAAATCAGAAGCTGATATAGGAACAGGTGTCGAAAGCAAAGATATAATTAATGAAGATGGGAAAAAATAG